From Lysobacter silvisoli, the proteins below share one genomic window:
- a CDS encoding DEAD/DEAH box helicase, with the protein MPLTAFHPAVAAWFQATFPAPTQAQARAWPAIRAGRDTLVAAPTGSGKTLTAFLAAIDALVRQAEAEGGLPDETVVVYVSPLKALSNDIHLNLDAPLAGIREQLERLGLPDPGIRSAVRTGDTTQAERLRMRKRPPHLLVTTPESLYVLLGSESGRAMLATVRTVIVDEIHAVAASKRGSHLALSLERLQALCARRPVRIGLSATQKPIDEVARFLVGASAVAADGQPQCEIVDIGYQQRRDLALELPPSPLSAVMSHEQWDQVYARLAELVGEHRTTLVFVNTRRMAERAARHLGERLGKDAVAAHHGSLSRELRLDAEQRLKRGELRVLVATASLELGIDIGDVDLVCQLGSPRAIAAFLQRVGRAGHHVGGVPKGRLFPQSRDDLVECAALLDCVQRGELDALIVPPAPLDVLAQQIVAETAARDWDEDALYACFANAWPYARLTRADYDAVVRMLAEGFSTRRGARAGYLHRDAVHRRLRGRRGSALTAVTSGGTIPDTGDYTVLLEPQAQTIGNVNEDFAIESLAGDVFQLGNASYRILRVEPGRVRVEDAQGQPPNIPFWLGEAPGRTDELSLGVSRLRARVDAELARRNTADAATGRDAGEAAQALAQAHADTAAALAPELALSFEAALQLVDYLARTRYALGAVPTQDTVVLERFFDESGGTQLVIHSPYGSRINRAWGLALRKRFCRKFNFELQAAATEDAIVLSLSTSHSFPLLDVARYLHSASALDVLIQALLDAPLFGVRWRWNATTALALPRFLGGRKVAPQLQRMKSEDLLATVFPDQVACAENLVGEREVPDHPLVAQTLHDCLYEAMDASRWLQLLQRLESGEVAVLARDVTGPSPIAAEAINARPYAFLDDAPLEERRTQAVMSRRYAEPGSADDLGRLDPEAIDAVRMEAWPEARNADEMHEALIGLSFVTEPEAREYGWTEWLRALAEAGRATCLQPAGEGAQGDALWLATETLPQAQALFPSAAWSPQVAVPAEFAAAAWDADSVLAEWLRARLTGLGPIAAAALAQPLRQPALAVDAALLRLEGEGYVMRGRFSPHSFGGDAAAEEWCERHLLARIHRYTVGRLRREIEPVAPRDFVRFLFDWQHVSASARMSGRDAVEAVLDQLQGFEAPAAAWESELLSARIGDYASAWLDDLCSSGRATWARLRPARAEAGVSAAPSVRQTPIVLLPRRELAPWAALAAGAAGDEAPLSSRATKVVDCLRARGASFFDELERGAHLLQTELEEALGELVARGRVTCDSYAGLRALLVPPSKRTGSSRGGRTRRAPLYGIQDAGRWSLTPRPLEGAPVPAVDGEDIEHVARSLLQRYGVVFWRLIEREAAWLPPWRDLLRVYRRWEARGEIRGGRFVSGMAGEQYALPDAIGALRRVRQRPDSGELVCVSAMDPLNLAGTVLAGERVARLPGARVLFRDGVPVASLSAGKVEMIEPAATPAEAEQVRQALVRRRSPATDTSLYPPGLAEALR; encoded by the coding sequence ATGCCACTGACCGCCTTCCATCCCGCCGTCGCCGCCTGGTTCCAGGCGACGTTTCCGGCCCCCACCCAGGCCCAGGCACGCGCCTGGCCGGCGATCCGTGCCGGCCGCGATACCTTGGTCGCCGCACCTACCGGTTCGGGCAAGACCCTGACCGCGTTCCTGGCCGCGATCGACGCCCTGGTGCGCCAGGCCGAGGCCGAAGGCGGCCTGCCCGACGAGACCGTGGTGGTCTACGTTTCGCCGCTGAAGGCGTTGTCCAACGACATCCATCTGAATCTGGACGCGCCGCTGGCTGGCATCCGCGAACAACTCGAACGCCTGGGCCTGCCGGACCCGGGCATCCGCAGCGCGGTGCGCACCGGCGACACCACCCAGGCCGAGCGCCTGCGCATGCGCAAGCGGCCGCCGCATCTGCTGGTGACCACGCCCGAATCGCTGTACGTGCTGCTGGGCTCCGAGTCCGGTCGCGCCATGCTGGCCACGGTGCGCACGGTGATCGTCGACGAAATCCACGCCGTAGCCGCGAGCAAGCGCGGCAGCCATCTGGCGCTGAGCCTGGAGCGCCTGCAGGCGCTGTGCGCGCGGCGGCCGGTGCGGATCGGCCTGTCGGCCACGCAGAAGCCCATCGACGAAGTCGCGCGCTTCCTGGTCGGCGCCAGCGCGGTCGCCGCCGACGGCCAGCCGCAGTGCGAGATCGTCGATATCGGCTACCAGCAGCGCCGCGACCTGGCCCTGGAACTGCCGCCGTCGCCGCTGTCGGCGGTGATGTCGCACGAGCAATGGGATCAGGTCTACGCGCGCCTGGCCGAACTGGTCGGCGAACACCGCACCACCCTGGTCTTCGTCAATACCCGGCGCATGGCCGAGCGCGCCGCGCGCCACCTGGGCGAACGCCTGGGCAAGGACGCGGTGGCCGCGCACCACGGCAGCTTGTCGCGCGAGTTGCGCCTGGACGCCGAACAGCGGCTCAAGCGCGGCGAGCTGCGCGTGCTGGTGGCCACGGCCTCGCTGGAGCTGGGCATCGACATCGGCGACGTCGACCTGGTCTGTCAGCTCGGCTCGCCGCGCGCCATTGCCGCCTTCCTGCAGCGCGTGGGCCGAGCCGGCCACCACGTGGGCGGCGTGCCCAAGGGCCGGCTGTTCCCGCAATCGCGCGACGACCTGGTCGAATGCGCGGCGCTGTTGGACTGCGTGCAGCGCGGCGAGCTGGACGCGCTGATCGTCCCGCCCGCGCCACTGGACGTGCTGGCCCAGCAGATCGTAGCCGAAACCGCCGCCCGCGATTGGGACGAGGACGCGCTCTACGCCTGCTTCGCCAACGCCTGGCCCTATGCGCGCCTGACGCGCGCCGATTACGACGCGGTGGTGCGCATGCTGGCCGAAGGCTTCAGCACCCGCCGCGGCGCGCGTGCCGGCTACCTGCACCGCGACGCCGTGCACCGGCGCCTGCGCGGCCGCCGCGGCAGCGCGCTCACCGCCGTCACCTCCGGCGGCACCATCCCCGACACCGGCGATTACACCGTGCTGCTGGAGCCGCAGGCGCAGACCATCGGCAACGTCAACGAAGACTTCGCCATCGAAAGCCTGGCCGGCGACGTGTTCCAGCTGGGCAATGCCAGCTACCGCATCCTGCGCGTCGAACCCGGGCGGGTGCGGGTGGAGGACGCGCAGGGCCAGCCGCCGAACATCCCGTTCTGGCTGGGCGAGGCGCCCGGGCGCACCGACGAGCTGTCGCTGGGCGTGTCGCGTCTGCGCGCGCGCGTGGACGCCGAGCTCGCGCGGCGCAATACCGCCGACGCCGCGACCGGCCGCGATGCGGGCGAGGCGGCGCAGGCCTTGGCCCAGGCACATGCCGACACCGCCGCGGCGCTGGCGCCGGAACTGGCACTGTCGTTCGAAGCCGCGCTGCAACTGGTCGACTACCTGGCGCGCACGCGCTATGCCCTGGGCGCGGTGCCCACCCAGGACACCGTGGTGCTGGAACGCTTCTTCGACGAATCCGGCGGCACCCAGCTGGTCATCCACAGCCCCTACGGCAGCCGCATCAACCGCGCCTGGGGCCTGGCGCTGCGCAAGCGCTTCTGCCGCAAGTTCAATTTCGAACTGCAAGCCGCGGCCACCGAGGACGCGATCGTGCTGTCGCTGTCCACCAGCCACAGCTTCCCGCTGCTGGACGTGGCCCGCTACCTGCACAGCGCCAGCGCCCTGGACGTGCTGATCCAGGCGCTGCTGGACGCGCCGCTGTTCGGCGTGCGCTGGCGTTGGAACGCGACCACGGCGCTGGCGCTGCCGCGCTTCCTGGGCGGGCGCAAGGTCGCGCCGCAGCTGCAGCGCATGAAGAGCGAGGACCTGCTGGCCACGGTCTTCCCCGATCAGGTCGCCTGCGCCGAGAACCTGGTCGGCGAGCGCGAAGTACCGGACCATCCGCTGGTCGCGCAGACCCTGCACGACTGTCTGTACGAAGCCATGGACGCCTCGCGCTGGCTGCAACTGCTGCAACGGCTGGAAAGCGGCGAGGTCGCGGTGCTGGCGCGCGACGTGACCGGCCCGTCGCCGATCGCGGCCGAGGCGATCAACGCGCGGCCCTACGCTTTCCTGGACGACGCGCCGCTGGAAGAGCGCCGCACCCAGGCCGTGATGAGCCGCCGCTACGCCGAGCCCGGTAGCGCCGACGACCTCGGCCGCCTGGACCCGGAGGCGATCGACGCGGTGCGCATGGAAGCCTGGCCCGAAGCGCGCAATGCCGACGAAATGCACGAGGCGCTGATCGGGCTAAGTTTCGTCACCGAGCCCGAGGCGCGCGAGTACGGCTGGACCGAGTGGCTGCGCGCCCTGGCCGAAGCCGGCCGCGCTACCTGCCTGCAGCCGGCGGGCGAGGGCGCTCAGGGCGATGCGCTGTGGCTGGCCACCGAGACTTTGCCGCAGGCGCAGGCGCTGTTCCCGTCGGCGGCGTGGTCGCCGCAGGTCGCAGTGCCGGCCGAGTTCGCCGCCGCGGCCTGGGACGCCGACAGCGTGCTGGCCGAATGGCTGCGCGCGCGCCTGACCGGCCTGGGCCCGATCGCCGCCGCCGCGCTGGCGCAGCCGCTGCGTCAGCCCGCGCTGGCGGTGGACGCCGCGCTGCTGCGCCTGGAAGGCGAGGGCTATGTGATGCGCGGGCGCTTCAGCCCGCACAGTTTCGGCGGCGACGCCGCCGCCGAGGAGTGGTGCGAACGGCACCTGCTCGCGCGCATCCACCGCTACACCGTGGGCCGCCTGCGCCGCGAGATCGAGCCGGTGGCGCCGCGCGACTTCGTCCGCTTCCTGTTCGACTGGCAGCACGTGTCCGCGTCCGCGCGCATGAGCGGGCGCGATGCGGTCGAAGCGGTGCTGGACCAATTGCAGGGCTTTGAAGCGCCGGCCGCGGCCTGGGAAAGCGAACTGCTGAGCGCGCGCATCGGCGACTACGCCAGCGCCTGGCTCGACGACCTGTGCAGCTCCGGCCGCGCGACCTGGGCGCGGCTGCGCCCGGCGCGCGCCGAGGCCGGCGTGTCCGCCGCGCCGTCGGTACGGCAGACGCCGATCGTGCTGCTGCCGCGTCGCGAGCTGGCGCCCTGGGCCGCGCTCGCGGCCGGCGCCGCCGGCGACGAGGCGCCGCTGTCCTCGCGCGCCACCAAGGTGGTCGACTGCCTGCGCGCGCGCGGCGCCTCGTTCTTCGACGAGCTCGAACGCGGCGCGCATCTGTTGCAGACCGAACTGGAAGAAGCGCTGGGCGAACTGGTCGCGCGCGGCCGCGTCACCTGCGACAGCTATGCCGGCCTGCGCGCCTTGCTGGTGCCGCCGTCCAAGCGCACCGGCAGCAGCCGTGGCGGCCGCACCCGGCGCGCGCCGCTGTACGGCATCCAGGACGCCGGCCGCTGGTCGCTGACCCCGCGTCCGCTGGAAGGCGCACCTGTGCCGGCCGTGGACGGCGAGGACATCGAACACGTCGCCCGCAGCCTGCTGCAGCGCTACGGCGTGGTGTTCTGGCGCCTGATCGAGCGCGAAGCGGCCTGGCTGCCGCCCTGGCGCGACCTGCTGCGCGTGTACCGGCGCTGGGAAGCGCGCGGCGAGATCCGCGGCGGCCGCTTCGTCAGCGGCATGGCCGGCGAGCAGTACGCGCTGCCCGACGCCATCGGCGCCCTGCGCCGCGTGCGCCAGCGCCCCGACAGCGGCGAACTGGTCTGCGTTTCGGCCATGGACCCCTTGAACCTCGCCGGCACCGTGCTCGCCGGCGAACGCGTGGCGCGCCTGCCCGGCGCGCGCGTGCTGTTCCGCGACGGCGTACCGGTGGCCAGCCTGAGCGCAGGCAAGGTCGAGATGATCGAACCGGCCGCCACCCCGGCCGAAGCCGAACAGGTCCGCCAGGCCCTGGTCCGCCGCCGCAGCCCCGCCACCGACACCTCGCTCTACCCACCCGGCCTGGCCGAAGCCCTGCGCTGA
- a CDS encoding alpha/beta hydrolase: MNALSQLASAEDFALAYRVRTPAPTRPTALLVLLHGVGGHETNLASLAADAPADTLVVLPRGRLELGPDRFAWFHVAFAADGPQIVASEAEASRVALIRFVAQLQAAYGIAAERSVIAGFSQGGILAASVGLSAPERVRGFAVLSGRILPELEPVLASRERLSRLHALIAHGRDDAKLPVAWAERADALLDRLGVPHALRLYPGGHGIAPQMTADFHAWLATLLPPSPQN; this comes from the coding sequence ATGAACGCGTTGTCGCAGCTGGCCAGCGCCGAGGATTTCGCGCTCGCCTATCGCGTGCGCACGCCGGCGCCGACCCGGCCCACGGCCTTGCTGGTACTGCTGCACGGCGTGGGCGGTCACGAAACCAATCTGGCCAGCCTGGCCGCCGACGCGCCGGCCGACACGCTGGTGGTCCTGCCGCGCGGCCGCCTGGAATTGGGCCCGGACCGGTTCGCCTGGTTCCATGTCGCCTTCGCCGCCGACGGTCCGCAGATCGTCGCCAGCGAAGCCGAAGCCAGCCGCGTGGCGCTGATCCGGTTCGTGGCCCAGCTGCAGGCGGCTTATGGCATCGCCGCCGAGCGCAGCGTCATCGCCGGCTTCAGCCAGGGCGGCATCCTCGCCGCCAGCGTGGGGCTGAGCGCGCCGGAGCGGGTGCGCGGATTCGCGGTGCTGTCGGGGCGCATCCTGCCGGAACTGGAACCGGTGCTGGCCTCGCGCGAGCGCTTGTCGCGCCTGCATGCCCTGATCGCGCACGGTCGCGACGATGCCAAGTTGCCCGTGGCCTGGGCGGAGCGCGCCGATGCCCTGCTCGATCGGCTCGGCGTGCCGCATGCGCTGCGCTTGTATCCGGGCGGCCACGGCATCGCGCCGCAGATGACGGCCGACTTCCATGCCTGGCTGGCGACCCTGCTGCCGCCATCGCCTCAGAACTAA
- a CDS encoding SGNH/GDSL hydrolase family protein: MKTLFRTRAGRWLSAAALLALSAPAMASTLNQNVSWTIDRAGTSTKYRVVAYGDSIFAGYNGSISNAARYSAPTVDAEYLSARWNADIESIRRAKSGAVARDVYENKIVAERSYMQAASTRVVSFEMCGNDGLQARSAFKSQTGTCDYSGLDAAINSCKTYVSAAMDYINANAHANTKLKVISNLYYPGYNADNVQSSCRDAGTGQTVNMRDRFLPAIAKMNYWMCEYARQKGFKCADSFAQYMGADYDSNGDGQIDSDALRYVAGETESSYITRTSVTLRPTLRDANTHFVSSSSSYDYIQSDDTHPTYTGGTVSAGLWGGSTGSGAPRYTSFTGGRSPIWNQYGHERMGWALSVYQPATP, encoded by the coding sequence ATGAAGACTCTGTTCCGCACCAGGGCGGGGCGGTGGCTGTCGGCCGCGGCGCTGCTCGCGCTGTCGGCGCCGGCCATGGCCAGCACCCTCAACCAGAACGTGTCGTGGACCATCGACCGGGCCGGCACCAGCACCAAGTACCGCGTGGTCGCCTACGGCGATTCGATCTTCGCCGGCTACAACGGCTCGATCAGCAACGCGGCGCGCTATTCGGCGCCGACCGTGGACGCCGAGTACCTGTCGGCGCGCTGGAACGCCGACATCGAAAGCATCCGCCGGGCCAAGTCCGGTGCGGTCGCGCGCGACGTGTACGAGAACAAGATCGTGGCCGAGCGTTCGTACATGCAGGCCGCGTCCACGCGCGTGGTCAGCTTCGAAATGTGCGGCAACGACGGCCTGCAGGCGCGTTCGGCGTTCAAGTCGCAAACCGGCACCTGCGATTACAGCGGCCTGGATGCGGCGATCAACTCCTGCAAAACCTACGTGTCGGCGGCGATGGACTACATCAACGCCAACGCGCACGCCAACACCAAGCTCAAGGTGATCTCCAACCTGTACTACCCCGGCTACAACGCCGACAATGTGCAGAGCTCGTGCCGCGACGCCGGCACCGGTCAGACGGTCAACATGCGCGACCGCTTCCTGCCCGCGATCGCCAAGATGAACTACTGGATGTGCGAGTACGCGCGCCAGAAGGGCTTCAAGTGCGCGGACAGCTTCGCCCAGTACATGGGCGCGGACTACGACAGCAACGGCGACGGCCAGATCGACTCCGACGCGCTGCGCTACGTGGCCGGCGAGACCGAGTCCAGCTACATCACCCGGACCTCGGTGACGCTGCGTCCGACCTTGCGCGACGCCAACACCCACTTCGTCTCGTCCTCCAGTTCGTACGACTACATCCAGTCCGACGATACCCACCCGACCTACACCGGCGGCACCGTGTCGGCCGGCCTGTGGGGCGGCAGCACCGGCAGCGGCGCACCGCGCTACACCAGCTTCACCGGCGGCCGCAGCCCGATCTGGAACCAGTACGGGCACGAGCGCATGGGTTGGGCGCTGTCGGTCTACCAGCCGGCCACGCCCTGA
- a CDS encoding dioxygenase family protein, with protein MTRAPALFVSHGSPMFALQPGQLGPRLRRLGTGLEGVRAVLVVSPHWQSRGVRVMTTPRPATVHDFGGFAPELYQLQYPAAGAPAIANDAIGLLAAAGFDVAADAARGYDHGAWVPLRHLLPGADLPVFQVSMPHDLDTAGAMRLGAALAPLREQGVLIVGSGSLTHNLHEFRRDIRDPEYAQQFASWVDEAVLAGDAASLLDYRRRAPQAQRAHPTEEHYLPLLVALGASHGGETPLRIPGGITDGVLSMDSFGWGLPASAGSGLAEAA; from the coding sequence ATGACCCGCGCCCCTGCTCTTTTCGTCTCCCACGGCTCGCCGATGTTCGCGCTGCAGCCGGGCCAGCTCGGCCCGCGCCTGCGCCGTCTGGGCACCGGGCTGGAGGGCGTGCGCGCCGTGCTGGTGGTGTCGCCGCATTGGCAGTCGCGCGGCGTGCGGGTGATGACCACGCCGCGCCCGGCGACCGTCCACGACTTCGGCGGCTTCGCGCCTGAGCTTTACCAATTGCAGTACCCGGCCGCGGGCGCTCCGGCCATCGCGAACGACGCGATTGGCCTGCTGGCGGCCGCCGGATTCGACGTCGCCGCCGACGCGGCGCGCGGCTACGACCACGGCGCCTGGGTGCCGCTGCGCCATCTGCTGCCGGGTGCCGACCTGCCGGTGTTCCAGGTCTCGATGCCGCACGACCTGGACACCGCCGGCGCGATGCGCCTGGGCGCCGCGCTGGCGCCGCTGCGCGAACAAGGCGTGCTGATCGTCGGTTCCGGCAGCCTGACCCACAACCTGCACGAGTTCCGCCGCGACATCCGCGATCCGGAATACGCGCAGCAGTTCGCGTCCTGGGTCGACGAGGCCGTGCTCGCCGGCGATGCCGCGTCGCTGCTGGATTACCGCCGACGCGCACCGCAGGCGCAACGCGCGCATCCCACCGAGGAGCACTACCTGCCCTTGCTGGTCGCGCTGGGCGCAAGCCACGGCGGCGAAACGCCGCTGCGCATTCCCGGCGGCATCACCGACGGCGTGCTGTCGATGGATTCCTTCGGCTGGGGCCTGCCGGCGTCGGCGGGCAGCGGCTTGGCGGAGGCGGCATGA
- a CDS encoding CBS domain-containing protein, translating into MATVNAFMTPNPASCYVTTPLREVAQLMAAHDCGEIPVTDAQGQPLGVVTDRDIAVRVVAVGRDGNATAGDAMTSPAHTVRLDADLRDCVELMEREQIRRVPVVDADGRLAGIVALADLARAGKSRATAEVVREISTPPSSH; encoded by the coding sequence ATGGCCACCGTCAACGCATTCATGACCCCGAATCCGGCGTCGTGCTACGTGACCACGCCGCTGCGGGAAGTAGCGCAGCTGATGGCCGCGCACGACTGCGGCGAGATCCCGGTCACCGATGCGCAGGGGCAACCCTTGGGCGTGGTCACCGACCGCGACATCGCCGTGCGCGTGGTCGCGGTGGGTCGCGACGGCAACGCCACCGCCGGCGACGCGATGACCTCGCCCGCGCACACCGTCAGGCTGGACGCCGACCTGCGCGACTGCGTGGAACTGATGGAGCGCGAACAGATCCGCCGGGTGCCGGTGGTCGATGCGGACGGTCGCTTGGCCGGTATCGTCGCCCTGGCCGACCTGGCCCGCGCCGGCAAGAGCCGCGCCACCGCCGAGGTGGTGCGCGAAATCTCCACGCCGCCGTCGTCGCACTGA
- a CDS encoding BON domain-containing protein, protein MKNATRIIAPALALALFAGAPAWVAAQDHDPPPATGESAQPVSDAWITTKVKTELLAAKDVSGLKIDVDTVNGTVQLSGRVDSQAQIDKAKAVAKSVQGVRSVDTKGLMASTKAP, encoded by the coding sequence ATGAAGAACGCCACTCGAATCATCGCCCCCGCCTTGGCCCTGGCCCTGTTCGCCGGCGCACCCGCCTGGGTCGCCGCGCAGGATCACGATCCGCCGCCGGCCACCGGCGAATCCGCGCAGCCGGTCAGCGACGCCTGGATCACCACCAAGGTCAAGACCGAACTGCTCGCCGCCAAGGACGTGTCGGGCCTGAAGATCGACGTCGATACCGTCAACGGCACCGTGCAATTGTCGGGCCGCGTCGACAGCCAGGCCCAGATCGACAAGGCCAAGGCCGTGGCCAAGAGCGTGCAGGGCGTGCGCAGCGTGGACACCAAGGGCCTGATGGCCTCGACCAAGGCGCCGTAA
- a CDS encoding LysR family transcriptional regulator, whose product MDRLQEMSSFVAVVEAGSFVGAADSTGLSKAALSRHVAALEQRLGVRLLHRTTRRLSLTVDGQVLHARAKDLLASVEELESELTSHTAEAVGMLRVNAPLTFGVRHLAPLWCRFLERHPKVSLDVQLNDRVVDLVEEGYDLAVRITQLPSSQLISRKLASTRMVACASPDYLRRHGRIAQPQDLTQHRVISYSYWATRDEWVFTGPDGEVSVRTRPFMHTNNGDTCRLAALAHQGVILQPDFLVGPDLRRGDLVEVMPDYRSSEIGIYAVFPTRKHLPAKTRKLIDFLVESFRMPPWQA is encoded by the coding sequence ATGGACCGTCTACAGGAAATGAGCAGCTTCGTGGCCGTGGTGGAGGCGGGCAGCTTCGTCGGTGCCGCCGACAGCACCGGCCTGTCGAAGGCGGCGTTGTCGCGCCACGTCGCGGCCTTGGAGCAGCGCCTGGGCGTGCGCCTGCTCCACCGCACCACGCGCCGCCTGTCCCTGACGGTGGACGGCCAGGTGCTGCATGCACGCGCCAAGGACCTGCTGGCCTCGGTCGAGGAACTGGAGTCCGAACTCACTTCGCACACGGCCGAGGCGGTGGGCATGCTGCGCGTCAACGCGCCGCTGACCTTCGGCGTGCGGCACCTGGCGCCGCTGTGGTGCCGCTTCCTGGAGCGCCACCCCAAGGTCTCGCTTGACGTCCAGCTCAACGACCGCGTCGTCGACCTGGTGGAGGAGGGCTACGACCTGGCGGTGCGCATCACCCAACTGCCCAGTTCGCAGCTGATCAGCCGCAAGCTGGCCTCCACGCGCATGGTCGCCTGCGCCTCGCCGGACTACCTGCGCCGGCACGGCCGGATCGCGCAGCCGCAAGACCTGACCCAGCACCGCGTCATTTCCTACAGCTACTGGGCCACGCGCGACGAATGGGTCTTCACCGGCCCCGACGGCGAGGTCAGCGTGCGCACGCGCCCCTTCATGCACACCAACAACGGCGACACCTGCCGGCTCGCGGCGCTGGCCCACCAAGGCGTGATCCTGCAGCCGGATTTCCTGGTCGGCCCGGACCTGCGCCGCGGCGATCTGGTCGAGGTGATGCCCGACTACCGCTCCAGCGAGATCGGCATCTACGCGGTGTTTCCCACGCGCAAGCATCTGCCGGCGAAGACGCGCAAGTTGATCGATTTTCTGGTCGAGTCGTTTCGGATGCCCCCCTGGCAGGCTTGA
- a CDS encoding NAD(P)H-dependent flavin oxidoreductase — MSLSSLLGTDLPLIQAPMAGVQDSALAIAVSRAGALGSLPAAMLTPQVLAKELAAIAAASERPYNVNFFCHTAPQAGDSAEAAWREALAPYYREFDIDPAGIAAGPGRRPFDADAVQLLERFRPRVVSFHFGLPEPALMQRLRSWGAILLSSATTVAEARWLQAQGVDAVIAQGLEAGGHRGHFLDQDLSLQMGTYALLPQIARAVRVPVIAAGGIADAAGVAAAMRLGAAGVQVGTAYLLCPESRTSAVHRAALASEAAAHTALTNLYTGRPARGIVTRLMRELGPINTVAPPFPLATSAVAPLRAAAEAQGLGDFSPLWAGQNVSGCREVGAEALTRELALGFSRE, encoded by the coding sequence GTGTCTCTATCGAGCTTGCTGGGCACCGACCTGCCCTTGATCCAGGCCCCCATGGCCGGCGTGCAAGACAGCGCCTTGGCGATCGCGGTGAGCCGCGCCGGCGCGCTGGGTTCCTTGCCGGCGGCGATGCTGACGCCGCAGGTGCTGGCCAAGGAATTGGCCGCGATCGCGGCTGCCAGCGAGCGGCCCTACAACGTCAACTTCTTCTGTCACACCGCACCGCAAGCCGGCGACAGCGCGGAAGCAGCGTGGCGCGAGGCGCTGGCGCCGTATTACCGGGAGTTCGATATCGATCCGGCCGGCATCGCCGCGGGTCCGGGGCGTCGACCGTTCGACGCCGATGCAGTGCAATTGCTGGAGCGGTTCCGGCCGCGCGTGGTGAGCTTCCACTTCGGCCTGCCCGAGCCGGCGCTGATGCAGCGGCTGCGCAGCTGGGGGGCGATCTTGCTGTCGTCGGCGACCACGGTGGCCGAGGCGCGCTGGCTGCAAGCGCAAGGCGTGGACGCGGTGATCGCGCAGGGGCTGGAAGCCGGCGGGCATCGCGGGCATTTCCTGGATCAGGATCTAAGCCTGCAGATGGGCACCTACGCGCTGCTGCCGCAGATCGCGCGCGCGGTGCGGGTGCCGGTGATCGCGGCCGGCGGCATCGCCGACGCCGCGGGCGTGGCGGCCGCGATGCGCCTGGGCGCGGCCGGGGTGCAAGTGGGCACGGCCTACCTGCTCTGCCCGGAGTCGCGCACCAGTGCCGTACACCGCGCTGCGCTGGCCAGCGAGGCGGCGGCGCATACGGCGCTGACCAACCTGTATACCGGCCGGCCGGCGCGCGGCATCGTGACGCGGCTGATGCGCGAGCTGGGGCCGATCAATACGGTCGCGCCGCCGTTCCCCTTGGCCACCTCGGCCGTGGCGCCGTTGCGGGCGGCGGCGGAGGCGCAAGGTTTGGGGGATTTTTCGCCGTTGTGGGCTGGGCAGAATGTGAGTGGATGTCGTGAGGTGGGGGCCGAAGCGTTGACGCGGGAGTTGGCGTTGGGGTTTTCGCGCGAATAG
- a CDS encoding ester cyclase, protein MTALKQLALSISLATVLVAGAAHAQTPSKQWPGTRDGQPAPKVKGMPADLARNLANFDDLDFKVYTGQQWQHLHKSHTQDVIVHWPDGHTTQGIDKHIADLKYMWTFAPDNRILEHPVRFGSADGEWTAVTGWLEGTFTQPMVLPDGTTIQPTGKAYRIPMATIGHWNKQGIMFEEYLFWDNGEFMKQIGLGK, encoded by the coding sequence ATGACCGCCCTGAAGCAACTCGCCCTGTCGATCTCGCTGGCCACCGTGCTGGTCGCCGGTGCTGCCCACGCGCAAACCCCGTCCAAGCAATGGCCCGGCACCCGCGACGGCCAGCCCGCCCCCAAGGTCAAGGGCATGCCCGCCGACCTGGCGCGCAACCTGGCCAACTTCGACGACCTGGATTTCAAGGTCTACACCGGCCAGCAGTGGCAGCACCTGCACAAGTCGCACACCCAGGACGTGATCGTGCACTGGCCCGACGGTCACACCACCCAGGGCATCGACAAGCACATCGCCGATCTCAAATACATGTGGACCTTCGCGCCGGACAACCGGATCCTGGAACACCCGGTGCGCTTCGGCAGCGCCGACGGCGAATGGACCGCGGTGACGGGCTGGCTGGAAGGCACCTTCACCCAGCCCATGGTCTTGCCCGACGGCACCACGATCCAGCCCACCGGCAAGGCCTACCGCATCCCGATGGCCACGATCGGCCACTGGAACAAGCAGGGCATCATGTTCGAGGAGTACCTGTTCTGGGACAACGGCGAGTTCATGAAGCAGATCGGCTTGGGCAAGTAA